One Salmo trutta chromosome 19, fSalTru1.1, whole genome shotgun sequence genomic window carries:
- the LOC115155026 gene encoding septin-5-like — MGRPPHTPGGTPLLSRPSPGGPPPFTPPRTKRAPLEGEFEPLQLRKYQLTSMGSRSMDSSPQSRPRSPWGHFDPYDSAEDMDREYVGFATLPNQVHRKSVKKGFAFTLMVAGESGLGKSTLVNSLYLTDLYNNRKVLNAEERIAQTVFITKHTVGIEEKGVRLRLSIVDTPGFGDAVNNTESWKEIEDYIDQQFEQYFRDESGLNRKNIQDNRVHCCLYFISPFGHGLRPLDVECMRALHEKVNIVPVLAKADSLTPTEVRRKKMKIREEMEKFGINIYQFPDCDFDEDEEFKQQEQLLKDSIPFAVIGSNIQVESKGRKFRGRLYPWGVVEVEDPAHSDFLLLRNMLVKTHMQDLKDVTRETHYENYRAQCIQNMTRMVVQERKRSLRDKIRSESSVDFPMTPLPLAPVDRETERLIWEKDEELRRMQEVLERIQEQMQQGQKPDY, encoded by the exons ATGGGGCGACCCCCTCACACCCCAGGAGGGACACCCCTGCTTTCTCGGCCCTCCCCTGGTGGCCCCCCTCCCTTCACCCCCCCCAGGACCAAACGTGCCCCCCTGGAGGGAGAGTTTGAGCCGCTGCAGCTGAGGAAGTACCAGCTGACCTCTATGGGGTCGCGGTCCATGGACTCCTCCCCTCAGTCCCGACCACGCAGCCCCTGGGGACACTTTGACCCGTACGACTCTGCAGAG GACATGGACAGGGAGTATGTGGGCTTTGCCACTCTGCCCAACCAGGTACACAGGAAGTCAGTCAAAAAGGGTTTTGCCTTCACCCTCATGGTAGCAG GAGAGTCTGGTCTGGGTAAATCCACTCTGGTCAACAGTCTGTACCTTACAGACCTCTACAACAACAGGAAGGTGCTGAATGCAGAGG agcggATCGCACAAACAGTGTTCATCACCAAACACACCGTGGGTATCGAGGAGAAGGGGGTCAGACTCAGACTCTCCATCGTAGATACACCAGGGTTTGGTGACGCTGTCAACAACACAGAGAG CTGGAAAGAGATAGAGGACTACATTGACCAGCAGTTTGAGCAGTACTTCAGAGACGAGAGCGGCCTGAACAGAAAGAACATCCAGGATAACAGAGTCCACTGCTGCCTCTACTTCATCTCTCCCTTCGGACATGG TCTGCGGCCGTTGGATGTGGAATGTATGAGGGCTCTGCATGAGAAGGTGAACATAGTCCCTGTTCTGGCCAAAGCTGACAGCCTCACACCCACTGAGGTCCGCAGGAAGAAGATGAAG aTCCGAGAGGAGATGGAGAAGTTTGGCATCAACATCTACCAGTTCCCAGACTGTGACTTTGATGAAGATGAGGAGTTTAAACAGCAGGAGCAGCTGCTCAAG gacAGTATTCCTTTTGCTGTAATAGGCAGTAACATCCAGGTTGAGAGTAAAGGACGCAAGTTCAGGGGTCGGCTCTACCCCTGGGGTGTAGTGGAAG TGGAGGACCCGGCCCACAGTGATTTCCTGCTGCTGAGGAACATGTTGGTGAAGACTCACATGCAGGACCTGAAGGATGTCACCAGAGAGACACACTACGAGAACTACAGAGCACAGTGTATACAGAACATGACACGCATGGTGGTGCAGGAGAGGAAACGCAG CTTGCGTGATAAGATTCGGAGTGAGAGCAGCGTTGACTTCCCCATGACCCCACTCCCACTGGCCCCCGTAGACCGCGAGACAGAGAGGCTCATCTGGGAGAAGGACGAggag TTGAGGAGGATGCAGGAGGTGTTGGAGAGGATCCAGGAGCAGATGCAACAGGGACAGAAACCAGACTACTGA
- the mntb gene encoding MAX network transcriptional repressor b, translating to MSIDTLLEAARYLEWQAQQQQITHEEERCREKAELHSREAESRRAEVVTCVDQPIRFNHVTWGSSQHWPESSQDCQHQHLPPSSHPLPLSLPPPPISIAVIPMVPVVTATPSEPPLPVITTIAAAATSLHLEGSQVMKGGSSPTQQQPIQRQLAVQVKAEPNSMTPQTGGSPSQSQPPIQIPYPTSIITKAASQHALLPQQAIPTQPRPNGTIMDDLRGLDGKRRPGGAGTREVHNKLEKNRRAHLKDCFDTLKKNVPNVDEKKTSNLSVLRSALRYIQTLKRKEKEYEHEMERLAREKISTQQRLAELKNELSQCMDVMEIDKVLRQTVQPEDDQASTSTASEGEDNFDQDIDEDLSPPPPPFSLPIIQAKSFLTPHLSITHKTLSSGVLTSPSLLAPPPHPQAIAPAPPPHPHPTVQVSPKVIAHPSVIQAVNHVLPANHKHLTHIAPSPSPASSISQPITAASAAHQTITAQPIGHITVHPVAHLGGPLPPHMYPQGLTVSQPTVLGHITHTFTHHNLPHVQASHATANVPQVNGAAVPGQGGSSLGKPTTMLAHHHHHHHHHHHPQLVGQTTVLNPVTMVTVPPFPVSTLKLA from the exons AGGAGGAGCGCTGCAGAGAGAAGGCGGAGCTTCACAGCCGGGAGGCAGAGTCCAGACGAGCAGAGGTTGTGACCTGTGTGGACCAGCCAATCAGATTCAACCATGTCACCTGGGGGTCATCACAGCATTGGCCTGAGTCATCACAAGATTGTCAGCACcagcacctccctccctcctctcaccctcttcccctctccctccctcctccccccatctCCATCGCTGTCATCCCCATGGTACCCGTTGTCACAGCTACGCCCTCTGAACCGCCCCTTCCCGTCATCACGACGATCGCTGCCGCGGCAACCTCGCTCCACCTCGAAGGCTCCCAGGTGATGAAGGGAGGCTCCTCCCCTACTCAGCAGCAGCCAATCCAGCGCCAGCTGGCAGTCCAGGTGAAGGCGGAGCCTAACTCGATGACGCCACAGACAGGCGGAAGCCCTAGCCAATCCCAACCTCCAATTCAGATTCCGTACCCGACCTCCATCATCACCAAAGCCGCTTCCCAACATGCACTACTTCCGCAGCAAGCCATTCCCACACAGCCACGCCCAAACGGAACCATCATGGATGACCTGAGAGGGTTGGACGGGAAGAGACgaccaggagg AGCTGGAACCAGAGAGGTGCACAACAAGCTGGAGAAGAACAGAAGAGCTCACTTGAAGGATTGTTTTGATACGCTGAAGAAGAACGTTCCAAACGTAGATGAGAAGAAAACCTCCAACCTCAGTGTTCTACGCAGCGCCCTGCGTTACATACAG ACTCTGAAGCGAAAGGAGAAGGAGTATGAACATGAGATGGAGCGTCTAGCGAGAGAGAAGATCTCCACGCAGCAGAGACTGGCTGAGCTGAAGAACGAGCTGAGTCAGTGTATGGACGTTATGGAGATAGACAAGGTCCTCAGACAGACCGTACAACCCGAGGACGACCAGGCTTCTACTTCTACTgcctcag aagGGGAAGACAACTTTGACCAGGACATTGATGAagacctctcccctcctccaccacccttcTCCCTCCCCATTATACAGGCCAAATCATtcctcactcctcacctctccatcaCACACAAGACCCTTTCCTCTGGGGTTCTGACCAGCCCCTCCCTCTTggccccccctcctcacccccaagCCATCGCCCCCGCCCCCCCACCTCACCCCCATCCGACCGTCCAAGTCTCACCCAAAGTCATCGCCCACCCCTCCGTCATCCAGGCTGTCAATCACGTCCTCCCGGCTAATCACAAACACCTTACGCACATCGCTCCCTCCCCCAGTCCTGCCTCCTCCATCTCGCAGCCAATCACAGCAGCCTCCGCCGCCCACCAGACAATCACGGCCCAGCCCATCGGACACATCACCGTCCACCCTGTGGCCCACCTGGGGGGTCCCCTGCCCCCCCACATGTACCCCCAGGGATTGACGGTCTCCCAGCCCACGGTGTTGGGGCATATCACCCACACCTTCACCCACCACAACCTTCCCCACGTCCAGGCTAGCCATGCTACCGCTAACGTGCCCCAGGTCAATGGGGCGGCAGTGCCTGGCCAGGGTGGCTCGTCCCTGGGGAAGCCCACAACCATGCTggcccaccaccatcaccaccaccaccaccaccaccacccacagcTGGTGGGACAAACCACCGTCCTCAACCCAGTCACCATGGTGACTGTACCACCCTTCCCTGTTAGCACACTCAAACTGGCCTGA